The genome window TGTGCGAGGAGGCCGGCTGCCCCAATATCGGCGAGTGCTGGTCCAAGAAGCACGCCACCTTCATGATCATGGGCGACACCTGCACCCGCGCCTGCGCGTTCTGCAACGTGCGCACGGGAATGCCCGGTCCGCTGGACCGCGACGAGCCGCAGAAGGTGGCCGAGGCGGTCGCGAAGCTGGGCCTCACCCATGTCGTCATCACCTCGGTCGACCGTGACGATCTCGCCGACGGCGGTGCACGCCATTTCGCCGAGGTGATCGAGGCGATCCGCCACGCTGCGCCGAAGACCACCATCGAGATCCTGACGCCGGACTTCCTCCGCAAGGACGGCGCCTTGGAGGTGGTCGTCGCTGCACGGCCGGACGTGTTCAACCACAACCTCGAAACCGTGCCGTCGAAATATCTGAAGGTGCGGCCGGGGGCGCGCTACTTTCACTCCATCCGCCTGCTGCAGCGGGTGAAGGAACTCGATCCGACCATCTTCACCAAGTCCGGCATCATGGTCGGCCTCGGGGAGGAGCGCAACGAGGTGCTCCAGCTGATGGACGACCTGCGCTCGGGCGACGTCGACTTCATCACCATCGGCCAGTACCTGCAGCCGACGCGCAAACATCACGAAGTCATGCGCTTCGTTACGCCCGACGAGTTCAAGGGCTACGAGACGGTGGCCTACGCCAAGGGCTTCCTGATGGTTTCGTCGAGCCCGCTGACCCGATCCTCGCACCATGCCGGCGAGGACTTCGAGCGGCTGAAGGCGGCGCGCCTCGCCCGCCTCGGCAACTGACCGGCGGATTTCGGATGCCTTCTTTCCAGACGTCGCGGCGCGTGCGCCATTCGGCCGCCTCGATGTTCGATCTCGTGGCGGACGTGGAGAAATATCCGCGCTTCGTGCCGCTGTGCCAGGGCCTCGCCGTGCGCGGCCGCCGCGCGCTGGCCGACGGTCGCGAGGTGCTCGTCGCCGACATGACGGTCGCCTACAAGATGTTCCGCGAGACCTTCACCTCGCAGGTCGTACTCGACCGCGCGAAGGGGGAAATCCAGGTCTCCTATCTCGACGGGCCGTTCCGGTCGCTTGAGAACAAGTGGACCTTCCGGGAGACGGGCGAGGAGACCTGCGAGGTCGGCTTCTTCATCTCCTACGAGTTCAAGAGCCGCGCGCTCGGCGCGCTGATGGGCGCGGTGTTCGAGCAGGCGTTCCGCCGCTTCGCCGAGGCGTTCGAGAGCCGGGCGGACGAGGTCTACGGCGCGGCCTGAGCCGAACCGGACGTACCGGCCGGACGGACGGGACAAACTAACGCGCGCGGGGCGTTCCGCTGGCTGACGCGCGGAGACGGGGCGGTGCCGGCCGGCCTTACGGCCGGCTACCCCGGAGAAAACGGGGCGCTTCCGGCGCCGGGAGGGCGGCCGCGTGATCGACAAGCTCGATTTCCTGATCGCGCTCGCCCGCGAGAAGCATTTCGGCCGCGCGGCGGAAGCCTGCGGCGTCACCCAGCCTACGCTTTCCGCTGGTATCCGCGCGCTGGAGGAACAACTCGGCGCCGTGCTCGTCAACCGCGGCAGCCGCTTCATCGGCTTCACACCGGAAGGCGAGCGGGTGCTCGAATGGGCGCGGCGCATCGTTGGTGACGCGCGCGCCATGCGCCAGGAGGTCAACGCGCTGCGCCACGGCCTTGCCGGGCACCTGCGCATCGCGGCGGTGCCGACCGCCCTCGGCCTGATGACCGCGCTGACCACGCCCTACCGCACCCGGCATCCCCACGTCCGCATCTCCGTGCAGTCGCGTCCATCCGCCGACATTCTCGATCTTCTGGAGAATCTGGAGATCGATGCCGGGCTGACCTATGTCGACAACGAGCCGGTCGGCCGCGCCCGCACCATCCCGCTCTATCGCGAGCGTTATCGCTTCCTCACCGCGGCGAGGAACGGGCCGATGGCCGAGCGGGAGAGCGTGTCGTGGGCGGATTTCGCGGACGTGCCGCTGTGCCTGCTGACGCCCGACATGCAGAACCGGCGCATCGTCGACCGGCTGCTGCGCGGCGCCGGGCTGAAGTCTGATCCGCAACTTGAGTCGAATTCCATCGTCGTCCTCATCAGTCACGTCCGCACCAGCCACTGGTGCACCATCCTGCCGGAGAGGCTGGCGGAGACCGTGGGCCTAGAGGGCGAGATCCGGGCGATCCCGATCCTCGGCGCACCGGTCACGCCGACAATCGGCCTCGTGGTGCCGCATCGCGAGCCGATGGCGCCGCTGACCGCCGCGCTGGTGAACGAAGCGCGGCGGCTTGCCGACGAAGAGGACTGAGCGGCGTTCGACGCCGTCAGGCCGTGCCGACGCCGTAGCGCGCCGCCGGCTTGTTCTTCGACAGATCGTGGCCGATGGCCGCGCGGGCGCCGCCGATCGCATCCCACTTGGCCGGGTCGGGCAGGGAGGGAATGGTGACGGTCTCGCCCTGGTCGAGCCCGGCGAGCGCAGCGTCCACCATATCGCCGACCTCCATCACCATCGACGGATCGAGCCCGTTGATGTCGACGCCCGCGCGCTCGAAAATCTCGGTGCGCGTCAATCCCGGCAGCACGGCCTGGAAGCGCAGGCGGCTGTCCGGCGTCTGCGCAGCGAGCGACTGGGTGAGGGCGAGCACGAATGCCTTGCTGGCGGCATAGGTGGCGTGGACCCGTTCCGGGATGAGGGCGACCACGGAGGCGATATTGACGATGGTGCCGCCGCCGCGCGCCTGGAAGGCGTTCGCCGCCGCCACCGTCAGGGTGTTCACGGCCGTGACGTTGAGGCTGACCATCTTATCGAGATAGTCCGGCGGCGAACTCAAGGCCGGGCCGTCCGGACCGATGCCGGCATTGTTCACGATCAGCGAAATCGATGTATCGGCGACGATGCGGTCCACGACGGTTCGCACGCCGGCCTCGCTGCCCAGATCGGCCGGAAGGATCGCGACTTTGACGCCGGTCTCGGCGGCGAGGCGTTCCGCCAGCGTCTCCAGCCGCGCCTTGTCGCGGGCGACCAGAACGAGGTCGTGCCCGCGCCGCGCGAGCCGCTCCGCGTAGGTGGCACCGATGCCGGACGAGGCGCCGGTGACGAGGGCCGTTCCGGCCTTGATGGGGTTGGTCATCGTGGTCTCCTGATCTGGCTCCGTTCCGGGAGCAGTCGGTCGCGTCGCCGCATGGCTTCGCAATGGAAAATATCGGTATATGCCACTATATGGATGCAACTGGGATGACGACAAGGGGCCGAAGGTCATATGCCGAACGGCGGCCCGCGACGCGGTCAGTGCGAACGAGCGCCTCGTGCCGACGTCAGGGTGCGGAGGGTGTTCTTTCCGGACGCGCCGCCCCCGTCACGGGGCCGTCCGAACATGACGCGCCGGACCGGCGGCCTACATAGGAAGGCGCGGGCCGACGGATGAGCCGGCCCCCGACGCACCGAGGATGAGATGAACGAGACCGAGATCGACAGCCTGAACACCTGGAACTTCTGCTCCAACGCCGCGGTGAAGCGGGCATCGCGCCGGCTTGGCCGCCTCTATGACGATGTCCTCGAACCGTCCGGCCTGCGCACCACCCAATTCACGCTGCTGACGCAGATCGCCTACCACATGGCGCCGACATTGAAGGCGCTGGCGACGATGATGGTCATGGACCAGTCGGCGCTCGGCCATACGCTGCGGCCGCTGCTGCGCGACGGGCTGGTGGAGCTGGTGCCGGACGAGAAGGACCGCCGGGCGAAGCGTGTTCGGCTGACCGAGGCCGGCAAGGCACGGCAGGTGGAGGCGCTGGCCCTCTGGCAGGACGCCCAGGACCGCTTCGATGCGGTGTTCGGCAAGGAGGAGGCGGAGGCCTTGCGCGCGACGCTGGACCATCTCTCCTCGGACGGCTTCGCCCGCGCGTTCGCCGTGGCTGGTTCGGCCGCGCGATGACCGCGAAGCCCTGCTGGCGGCAATGCCGCCGACTTGCGATCCATCGCCAGGCTTGCCGAACGAAAAACGCCGACATCCATGCGCGCCACCCGGTTTCCGATAGAAATGTTCTATCGCAACACGGCGCGCTCGCCTTGATGGCGCTGCAAGCGGAGGCTTTAATTGGAAAGGATCGAAACAGCGATCCGTGAGCAATGTCCGTTCGGATCGAGCGATCAGACGGCAGGTATGCTCCAGTAAGTAGCGCCGCGCACGCTTCTGGAAGCGCGGCCGGAGGGAACTGGCGCCGCCATGAGCACCGCTATCGAAACCGTGGCGAGGGACATGCGGGGCCGCGACGCACCCGCCGGCACCGCTGCGGCCCCGCGTGAGGCCGGCTTCGATGTCGCCCGTGCGGCCGAGATCATCGAAGGACTGAAGGCCGTTCCTGGCGCGACCCTGCCGATCCTGCACGCACTGCAGGAGGCGTTCGGCTACGTTCCCGCCGGCACCGTGCGCATGATCGCCGAGGCGCTGAACCTGTCGCGTGCCGAGGTCCACGGCGTCGTGACGTTCTATCACGACTTCCGCGCCGAGCCCGCCGGCCGGCATGTGCTGAAGCTCTGCCGGGCCGAAGCCTGTCAGTCGGTCGGCTGCGATGCCCTGCACGCCGATGTGCTCGCCCGTCATGGGCTCGACTGGGGTGGAACCACGCCGGATGGCTCTCTGACGATCGAACCCATCTATTGTCTCGGGCTCTGCGCCACGGCCCCGGCCGCGATGCTGGACGGCCGGCTGATCGGGCGCGCCACCGCCGCCGGGCTCGACCGGGCCGTCGCCGCCGTTCGGAGCGACGTACCATGAGCGCCGCCGGTGATGTCGTCCGCGTGTTCGTGCCCCTCGATTCCGCGGCCGTCGCCGTCGGCGCTGACGAGGTGGCCGCCGCGCTCGCGACGGCGGCGGCGCGCCTCGGCCGGTCGGTCGAGATCGTCCGCAACGGTTCGCGCGGCCTGTTCTGGCTGGAACCGCTGGTGGAGGTCGAGACCCCGGCCGGCCGCGTCGCCTACGGACCGGTTGCGCAGGGGGACGTCGAGGCGCTTGCGGCCGACGGACTGTTCGACGGACTGGCGCCGGCCGGCGCGCTCGCCGGCCTGTTCCACGGACCGACCGCGGACATCGCCTGGCTGAAGAGCCAGCAGCGGCTGACCTTCGCGCGCTGCGGCATCATCGATCCCGTCTCGCTCGCGGACTACGAGGCGAACGGCGGTCTCGCGGGCCTGAGGCATGCGCTCGAGATCGGCCCGGCTGCCGTGGTGCAGGCGGTGACGGAGTCCGGCCTACGCGGGCGCGGCGGTGCGGGCTTCCCGACCGGCGTGAAGTGGAAGACGGTGGCCGACGCCGCGGGCGAGCGGAAATATATCGTCTGCAATGCCGACGAGGGCGATTCCGGCACCTTCGCCGACCGGATGCTGATGGAAGGCGACCCGATCGCGCTGATCGAGGGCATGGCGATCGCCGGCTTCGCGGTCGGCGCGACGCAGGGCTACATCTATTGCCGTTCGGAATATCCCGTCGCCATCGCCATGACCAACCGGGCGATCGAGATCGCGCGGACGGCCGGGCTGATCGGTGCGGCGCTGATGGGCCGCGGCCCGGCCTTCGACATCGAGGTGCGCGTCGGTGCGGGCGCCTATGTCTGCGGCGAGGAGACCGCGCTGCTCGAAAGCCTTGAGGGCCGGCGCGGCACCGTGCGGCCGAAGCCGCCGCTGCCGGCGCACAAGGGGCTGTTCGGCTGCCCGACGGTCATCAACAACCTGATCTCGCTCGCCACCGTGCCGGTGATCCTGGCGCGGGGAGCGGCGTTCTATCGCGATTTCGGCATGGGGCGCTCGCGCGGCACCATGCCGGTGCAACTCGCCGGCAACGTGCGTCACGGCGGGCTCTACGAGACGGCGTTCGGCATCACCCTCGGCGCGCTCGTCGACGAGATCGGCGGCGGCACCGCGACCGGCCGCCCGGTGAAGGCGGTGCAGGTCGGCGGGCCGCTCGGCGCCTATTTCCCGCCGGCCCTGTTCGATACGCCGTTCGACTACGAGGCCTTCGCCGCTCG of Pseudoxanthobacter soli DSM 19599 contains these proteins:
- the lipA gene encoding lipoyl synthase; the encoded protein is MVTVLDTTKARPRHPEKAGRPDTPMLRKPEWIRVRAPGSPVYRETQDIVKKNGLVTVCEEAGCPNIGECWSKKHATFMIMGDTCTRACAFCNVRTGMPGPLDRDEPQKVAEAVAKLGLTHVVITSVDRDDLADGGARHFAEVIEAIRHAAPKTTIEILTPDFLRKDGALEVVVAARPDVFNHNLETVPSKYLKVRPGARYFHSIRLLQRVKELDPTIFTKSGIMVGLGEERNEVLQLMDDLRSGDVDFITIGQYLQPTRKHHEVMRFVTPDEFKGYETVAYAKGFLMVSSSPLTRSSHHAGEDFERLKAARLARLGN
- a CDS encoding formate dehydrogenase subunit gamma, which translates into the protein MRGRDAPAGTAAAPREAGFDVARAAEIIEGLKAVPGATLPILHALQEAFGYVPAGTVRMIAEALNLSRAEVHGVVTFYHDFRAEPAGRHVLKLCRAEACQSVGCDALHADVLARHGLDWGGTTPDGSLTIEPIYCLGLCATAPAAMLDGRLIGRATAAGLDRAVAAVRSDVP
- a CDS encoding formate dehydrogenase beta subunit → MSAAGDVVRVFVPLDSAAVAVGADEVAAALATAAARLGRSVEIVRNGSRGLFWLEPLVEVETPAGRVAYGPVAQGDVEALAADGLFDGLAPAGALAGLFHGPTADIAWLKSQQRLTFARCGIIDPVSLADYEANGGLAGLRHALEIGPAAVVQAVTESGLRGRGGAGFPTGVKWKTVADAAGERKYIVCNADEGDSGTFADRMLMEGDPIALIEGMAIAGFAVGATQGYIYCRSEYPVAIAMTNRAIEIARTAGLIGAALMGRGPAFDIEVRVGAGAYVCGEETALLESLEGRRGTVRPKPPLPAHKGLFGCPTVINNLISLATVPVILARGAAFYRDFGMGRSRGTMPVQLAGNVRHGGLYETAFGITLGALVDEIGGGTATGRPVKAVQVGGPLGAYFPPALFDTPFDYEAFAARDGLIGHGGVVVFDDRVDMAAQARFAFEFCAHESCGKCTPCRIGSTRGVEVIDRIVADIDRAENLMLVEDLCHTMKFGSLCALGGFTPYPVMSAVRHFPDDFDRPALPAAAE
- a CDS encoding type II toxin-antitoxin system RatA family toxin; translation: MPSFQTSRRVRHSAASMFDLVADVEKYPRFVPLCQGLAVRGRRALADGREVLVADMTVAYKMFRETFTSQVVLDRAKGEIQVSYLDGPFRSLENKWTFRETGEETCEVGFFISYEFKSRALGALMGAVFEQAFRRFAEAFESRADEVYGAA
- a CDS encoding LysR family transcriptional regulator; translated protein: MIDKLDFLIALAREKHFGRAAEACGVTQPTLSAGIRALEEQLGAVLVNRGSRFIGFTPEGERVLEWARRIVGDARAMRQEVNALRHGLAGHLRIAAVPTALGLMTALTTPYRTRHPHVRISVQSRPSADILDLLENLEIDAGLTYVDNEPVGRARTIPLYRERYRFLTAARNGPMAERESVSWADFADVPLCLLTPDMQNRRIVDRLLRGAGLKSDPQLESNSIVVLISHVRTSHWCTILPERLAETVGLEGEIRAIPILGAPVTPTIGLVVPHREPMAPLTAALVNEARRLADEED
- a CDS encoding MarR family winged helix-turn-helix transcriptional regulator, translated to MNETEIDSLNTWNFCSNAAVKRASRRLGRLYDDVLEPSGLRTTQFTLLTQIAYHMAPTLKALATMMVMDQSALGHTLRPLLRDGLVELVPDEKDRRAKRVRLTEAGKARQVEALALWQDAQDRFDAVFGKEEAEALRATLDHLSSDGFARAFAVAGSAAR
- a CDS encoding SDR family NAD(P)-dependent oxidoreductase, yielding MTNPIKAGTALVTGASSGIGATYAERLARRGHDLVLVARDKARLETLAERLAAETGVKVAILPADLGSEAGVRTVVDRIVADTSISLIVNNAGIGPDGPALSSPPDYLDKMVSLNVTAVNTLTVAAANAFQARGGGTIVNIASVVALIPERVHATYAASKAFVLALTQSLAAQTPDSRLRFQAVLPGLTRTEIFERAGVDINGLDPSMVMEVGDMVDAALAGLDQGETVTIPSLPDPAKWDAIGGARAAIGHDLSKNKPAARYGVGTA